One window of Chloroflexus aggregans DSM 9485 genomic DNA carries:
- a CDS encoding ABC transporter permease, with product MLRYLRLFALFAHNSLQIALEYRVNFVTALFQSTLWLAWGVLGTLVFFQFSGTLGGWTLPQALPVVGLFRIFEGLIDGIMRPNITRIVEHIQKGTLDFVLVKPVDSQFMASLRQINLLVLPDLLVGFGLIGYGLWMGRMWPTPLQLLAFAFLLACGIVMAYAIWMLLVTTAFWLVQVENVTELLTAIYETGRFPVTVYSPTIRLVLTFIIPIAFLTTFPAAALIGLLDPLYLALAPVVAGVLLLASRLFWRVGLRSYTSASS from the coding sequence ATGCTCCGCTACCTTCGCCTGTTTGCCCTCTTTGCTCACAATAGCTTACAAATCGCCCTCGAGTATCGAGTCAATTTTGTCACCGCCCTGTTTCAGAGCACCTTGTGGCTCGCATGGGGTGTGCTCGGTACGCTCGTGTTCTTCCAGTTTAGCGGCACGCTCGGCGGCTGGACGTTGCCGCAAGCGTTGCCGGTTGTCGGTCTCTTTCGTATCTTCGAGGGCTTGATCGATGGTATTATGCGCCCCAACATTACCCGCATCGTCGAACATATTCAGAAAGGGACACTCGATTTTGTGTTAGTCAAGCCGGTTGATAGCCAATTTATGGCGTCACTGCGCCAGATTAATCTGCTTGTGCTACCCGATCTGCTAGTGGGCTTTGGATTGATCGGTTACGGTCTCTGGATGGGGCGGATGTGGCCGACGCCGCTGCAACTGCTCGCCTTCGCCTTCCTGCTCGCCTGCGGGATCGTGATGGCATACGCGATTTGGATGTTGCTGGTGACAACTGCCTTCTGGCTGGTGCAAGTCGAGAATGTCACCGAACTGCTCACTGCCATCTATGAGACGGGGCGCTTTCCGGTAACGGTCTATAGCCCGACGATCCGATTGGTTTTGACGTTTATCATCCCAATCGCCTTCCTCACCACCTTCCCGGCAGCGGCACTCATCGGTCTGCTGGATCCGCTCTACCTTGCGCTCGCGCCGGTAGTCGCCGGTGTGTTACTCCTGGCGTCGCGCTTGTTTTGGCGTGTTGGACTACGCTCATACACGAGCGCCTCATCATAA